From the genome of Halomonas sp. 1513, one region includes:
- a CDS encoding 50S ribosomal protein L25/general stress protein Ctc, producing MSDFTLTASVRNDLGKGASRRLRRANQQVPAIIYGGEAAPESIAVDKTAFYKAIEDESFFSSLINLEVEGKSQQVVVRDLQRHPYKPLVTHADFMRVDATHEITLNVPLHVVGEDQCAAIKDQDGELHVLNNEVEISCLPKDLPEYLEIDITDVELGTTLHLSDLKVPAGVTVVALTHGEDHDNAIVSITKAKVRVEEDDEAPEAPEAPETKGDSAEDEDKSE from the coding sequence ATGTCAGATTTCACTCTTACTGCCAGCGTTCGTAACGACCTGGGGAAAGGTGCGAGCCGCCGCCTGCGTCGTGCGAACCAGCAGGTGCCGGCCATCATCTACGGTGGTGAAGCGGCGCCTGAGTCCATCGCGGTGGACAAGACCGCCTTCTACAAGGCGATCGAAGACGAGTCGTTCTTCTCCTCGCTGATCAATCTCGAGGTGGAAGGCAAGTCGCAGCAGGTCGTGGTGCGTGACCTTCAGCGTCACCCCTACAAGCCGCTGGTCACCCACGCCGACTTCATGCGTGTCGATGCCACCCACGAGATCACCCTCAACGTGCCGTTGCACGTGGTCGGTGAAGACCAGTGCGCGGCGATCAAGGACCAGGACGGCGAGCTCCACGTGCTCAACAACGAAGTGGAAATCAGCTGCCTGCCCAAGGACCTGCCGGAGTACCTGGAGATCGACATCACCGACGTCGAGCTGGGCACTACCCTGCACCTGTCCGACCTCAAGGTACCGGCCGGCGTGACCGTCGTCGCCCTGACCCACGGCGAGGATCACGACAACGCCATCGTCAGCATCACCAAGGCCAAGGTGCGCGTCGAGGAAGACGACGAAGCACCGGAAGCCCCGGAAGCGCCTGAAACCAAAGGTGACAGCGCTGAAGACGAGGACAAGTCCGAGTAA
- a CDS encoding glutamyl-tRNA reductase — MTLLALGINHKTAAVEVREQVAFTPAQLEAALAELRALPGIAEAAVLSTCNRTELYCVTDSEGEGRILDWLGRFHGLGVEDLSRCAYHYLDHDAARHLMRVAVGLDSMVLGEPQILGQLKDAYQAARQHRGLGGELERLFQHTFAVAKQVRTETGIGENPVSVAYAAVSMASHIFDDFSHSRALLIGAGETIELVARHLHEAGVRELVVANRTRERAERLASEFGGTAITLNEIPHALERADIVISSTAAPLPILGKGMVERALKKRRHRPIFMVDIAVPRDIEPQVGELSDIFLYTVDDLHEVIEENRRHRQVAADQAESLIEHGVGSWQHERRVRGAGQLIRRYREQGEGIRAEAEAQALAQLAKGEDPQRVVSRLASQLANRLMHGPTLRLREASGAERHDVVAAAEALLIDPSAPSQDA, encoded by the coding sequence ATGACGCTTCTGGCCCTTGGAATCAATCATAAGACCGCTGCCGTGGAGGTCCGCGAGCAGGTGGCATTCACGCCCGCGCAGCTGGAGGCGGCGCTCGCTGAGCTGCGCGCCTTGCCGGGGATTGCGGAGGCGGCGGTGCTATCCACCTGTAACCGCACCGAGCTCTACTGCGTCACCGACAGTGAAGGCGAAGGCCGGATTCTCGACTGGTTGGGCCGTTTCCACGGCCTGGGTGTCGAGGATCTGTCGCGCTGCGCCTATCACTATCTCGACCACGACGCCGCGCGCCACCTGATGCGGGTGGCCGTCGGGCTCGACTCGATGGTGCTCGGCGAGCCGCAGATTCTTGGCCAGCTCAAGGACGCCTACCAGGCAGCGCGCCAGCATCGCGGGCTGGGGGGCGAGCTGGAGCGGCTGTTCCAGCACACCTTCGCGGTGGCCAAGCAGGTGCGCACCGAGACCGGTATCGGCGAGAATCCGGTGTCGGTGGCCTACGCCGCGGTGAGCATGGCCAGCCATATCTTCGATGACTTCTCCCACTCCCGCGCGCTGCTGATCGGCGCCGGGGAGACCATCGAACTGGTGGCCCGCCACCTGCACGAGGCCGGCGTGCGCGAGCTGGTGGTGGCCAATCGCACCCGCGAGCGCGCCGAGCGCTTGGCCAGTGAGTTCGGTGGCACCGCGATCACCCTCAACGAGATCCCCCACGCCCTGGAGCGCGCCGATATCGTGATCTCCTCGACCGCCGCGCCGCTGCCGATTCTCGGCAAGGGCATGGTCGAGCGGGCGCTGAAAAAGCGCCGTCATCGACCGATCTTCATGGTCGATATCGCCGTGCCCCGGGATATCGAGCCACAGGTCGGCGAGCTGTCGGACATCTTCCTGTACACCGTCGACGATCTCCACGAGGTCATCGAGGAGAATCGCCGTCACCGCCAGGTGGCCGCCGATCAGGCCGAGTCGCTGATCGAACATGGCGTAGGCAGTTGGCAGCACGAGCGGCGGGTGCGCGGTGCCGGCCAGCTGATTCGCCGCTACCGCGAGCAGGGTGAGGGCATCCGCGCCGAGGCCGAGGCCCAGGCACTGGCCCAGCTGGCCAAGGGTGAGGACCCGCAGCGGGTGGTGTCGCGCTTGGCCAGTCAGCTCGCCAACCGTCTGATGCACGGCCCCACCCTGCGCCTGCGCGAGGCCTCCGGTGCCGAGCGGCATGACGTCGTCGCCGCCGCCGAGGCGCTGCTGATCGACCCCTCGGCGCCGTCCCAGGACGCCTAG
- a CDS encoding ribose-phosphate pyrophosphokinase (catalyzes the formation of 5-phospho-alpha-D-ribose 1-phosphate from D-ribose 5-phosphate and ATP), producing the protein MVFAGNANPELARKIAEGLDNRLGHATVGQFSDGEIAVEINENVRGKDVFILQSTCAPTNDNLMELILMVDALRRASAARITAVVPYFGYARQDRRVRSARVPISAKVVADMMVKAGVDRVMTMDLHADQIQGFFDVPVDNVYGSPILLDDIERQNYDDLVVVSPDVGGVVRARAIAKQLNADLAIIDKRRPQANQAQVMHIIGEIQDRTCVVVDDMIDTAGTLCKAGEALKQHGARRVVAYATHPILSGPAVDNIMGSVLDEVVVADTIPLSETARRSGKIRQLSVAGLIAEAIRRVSNEESVSAMFH; encoded by the coding sequence ATGGTTTTCGCCGGGAATGCCAATCCCGAACTCGCCCGCAAGATTGCCGAAGGACTCGATAACCGCCTCGGCCATGCGACGGTCGGCCAGTTCAGCGATGGTGAAATCGCGGTCGAAATCAATGAGAACGTGCGCGGCAAGGATGTCTTCATCCTGCAGTCCACCTGCGCGCCGACCAACGACAACCTGATGGAACTGATCCTGATGGTGGATGCCCTGCGGCGCGCCTCGGCGGCACGCATCACCGCGGTGGTGCCCTATTTCGGCTACGCTCGCCAGGATCGCCGGGTACGCTCCGCCCGCGTGCCGATCTCGGCCAAGGTGGTCGCCGACATGATGGTCAAGGCCGGCGTCGACCGGGTCATGACCATGGACCTGCACGCCGACCAGATCCAGGGCTTCTTCGACGTGCCGGTGGACAACGTCTACGGCTCGCCGATCCTGCTCGACGACATCGAGCGCCAGAATTACGACGACCTGGTGGTGGTCTCGCCGGACGTGGGCGGCGTGGTCCGCGCCCGGGCCATCGCCAAGCAGCTCAATGCCGATCTCGCCATCATCGACAAGCGTCGCCCCCAGGCCAACCAGGCCCAGGTGATGCACATCATCGGCGAGATCCAGGACCGCACCTGCGTGGTGGTGGACGACATGATCGATACCGCCGGCACCCTGTGCAAGGCCGGCGAAGCGCTCAAGCAGCACGGCGCTCGCCGCGTGGTGGCCTACGCCACTCACCCGATCCTATCGGGCCCGGCGGTGGACAACATCATGGGCTCGGTGCTCGACGAAGTCGTGGTCGCCGATACCATCCCGCTGTCCGAAACCGCCCGCCGCAGCGGCAAGATCCGCCAGCTGTCGGTGGCCGGCCTGATCGCCGAAGCGATCCGCCGGGTCAGCAACGAAGAATCCGTCAGCGCGATGTTCCACTGA
- a CDS encoding redox-regulated ATPase YchF has translation MGFNCGIVGLPNVGKSTLFNALTKSGIDAENFPFCTIEPNVGIVPMPDPRLDKLAAIVKPQKVLPTTMEFVDIAGLVAGASKGEGLGNKFLANIRETQAIAHVVRCFDNDNVIHVANQIDPRNDIETINLELALADLDTVERAIQRLTKIAKGGDKDAIATKAILDRIQPHLAEGLPLRSVGLDSDEKRQLKSFGFLTLKPTMYIANVNEDGFEANPYLDVVREIAAEENAVVVPVCNQIEAEIAELDDEERAMFLDEMGMDEPGLDRVIRAGYALLDLQTYFTAGVKEVRAWTVKVGATAPEAAGVIHTDFQKGFIRAEVIGYDDYVELGGEQGAKDAGKWRLEGKEYVVKDGDVIHFRFNV, from the coding sequence ATGGGTTTCAACTGCGGTATCGTCGGCCTGCCCAACGTCGGCAAGTCCACCCTCTTCAACGCACTGACCAAGTCCGGTATCGACGCCGAGAACTTCCCATTCTGCACCATCGAGCCCAACGTCGGTATCGTGCCGATGCCCGATCCGCGCCTCGACAAGCTGGCGGCGATCGTCAAACCGCAGAAGGTGCTGCCCACCACCATGGAGTTCGTCGATATCGCCGGCCTGGTGGCCGGTGCCTCCAAGGGCGAGGGCCTCGGCAACAAGTTCCTGGCCAATATCCGCGAGACCCAGGCCATTGCCCACGTGGTGCGCTGCTTCGACAACGACAACGTCATCCACGTCGCCAATCAGATCGACCCGCGCAACGACATCGAGACCATCAACCTCGAGCTGGCGCTGGCCGACCTGGATACCGTCGAGCGCGCCATTCAGCGCCTGACCAAAATCGCCAAGGGCGGCGACAAGGACGCCATCGCCACCAAGGCAATTCTCGACCGCATCCAGCCGCACCTTGCCGAAGGCCTGCCGCTGAGAAGCGTCGGCCTCGATAGCGACGAGAAGAGACAGCTCAAGAGTTTCGGCTTCTTGACCCTCAAGCCGACCATGTACATCGCCAACGTCAACGAAGATGGCTTCGAGGCCAACCCCTACCTCGACGTGGTGCGCGAGATCGCCGCCGAGGAAAACGCCGTGGTGGTGCCGGTATGCAACCAGATCGAGGCCGAGATCGCCGAGCTGGATGACGAGGAGCGCGCCATGTTCCTCGACGAGATGGGCATGGACGAGCCCGGCCTCGACCGCGTGATCCGTGCCGGCTATGCGCTGCTCGACCTGCAGACCTACTTCACCGCCGGGGTCAAGGAAGTCCGCGCCTGGACGGTGAAGGTCGGCGCCACCGCCCCGGAGGCGGCCGGCGTGATCCATACCGACTTCCAGAAGGGCTTCATTCGCGCCGAGGTGATCGGCTACGACGACTACGTCGAACTGGGCGGCGAGCAGGGCGCCAAGGACGCCGGCAAGTGGCGCCTGGAGGGCAAGGAGTACGTGGTCAAGGACGGCGACGTGATCCACTTCCGCTTCAATGTCTAA
- a CDS encoding lipoprotein localization factor LolB, with translation MKPNQTVTSLALILTLLILAGCATRAPDPDALAERGEWGEQRSAVEALERWRLAGRVGIRAPGDSTTANLDWLQRPHYYRLLLSGPFGAGTSILEGRDGQVSLTTNQGRFEAESPEALMEEQLGWALPVSALDHWVRGLPDPDSRHDLDHDDQGFPELLRQDGWEIEYRDWIDTETLWLPRRLIMTFDEIRVTLVVNEWRLEESGE, from the coding sequence ATGAAGCCCAACCAGACAGTGACGTCGCTGGCACTGATACTCACCCTGTTGATCCTGGCTGGCTGCGCCACGCGCGCCCCGGATCCCGACGCCCTCGCCGAACGCGGCGAGTGGGGCGAGCAGCGCAGCGCCGTGGAAGCGCTGGAGCGCTGGCGACTGGCCGGCCGGGTCGGCATCCGCGCGCCCGGCGATTCGACCACCGCCAACCTCGACTGGCTGCAGCGCCCTCACTATTACCGCCTGCTGCTGAGCGGGCCGTTCGGCGCCGGCACCAGCATTCTCGAAGGCCGCGACGGCCAGGTCAGCCTGACCACCAACCAGGGCCGTTTCGAGGCCGAGAGCCCCGAGGCGCTGATGGAAGAGCAGCTCGGCTGGGCGCTGCCGGTATCGGCCCTCGACCACTGGGTGCGTGGCCTGCCCGACCCCGACAGCCGCCACGACCTGGACCACGACGACCAGGGCTTTCCAGAGCTGCTGCGCCAGGACGGCTGGGAGATCGAGTACCGCGACTGGATCGACACCGAGACGCTGTGGCTGCCGCGCCGGCTGATCATGACCTTCGACGAGATTCGCGTGACCCTGGTGGTCAACGAGTGGCGGCTGGAGGAGAGCGGTGAGTGA
- a CDS encoding AsnC family transcriptional regulator, whose amino-acid sequence MKAKTRSLDRIDLKILRCLQDNARISYVDLAAQVGLSTTPCLERVKRLERSGIIRGYKAVLDPKALKANLLVFVEISLETQSPAVFDEFRRAVSKLPQIQECHLVSGQFDYILKCRIPEMSAYRQLLGDVVLTLPGVKESKSYVVMEEVKEEFSLHVPDIEELSDK is encoded by the coding sequence ATGAAAGCCAAGACACGTTCGCTGGACCGTATCGACCTCAAGATCCTGCGCTGCCTGCAGGACAATGCACGTATCTCCTACGTCGACCTGGCCGCTCAGGTGGGGCTCTCCACTACGCCCTGCCTGGAGCGGGTCAAGCGCCTCGAGCGCTCGGGCATCATCCGCGGCTACAAGGCGGTGCTCGACCCCAAGGCGCTCAAGGCCAACCTGCTGGTGTTCGTCGAGATCAGTCTCGAGACCCAGTCGCCGGCGGTATTCGACGAGTTCCGTCGCGCGGTGAGCAAACTGCCGCAGATCCAGGAGTGTCACCTGGTGTCGGGGCAGTTCGACTATATCCTCAAGTGCCGGATTCCTGAAATGTCCGCCTACCGCCAGCTGCTCGGCGACGTGGTGTTGACCCTGCCCGGGGTCAAGGAGTCGAAGAGCTACGTGGTGATGGAGGAGGTCAAGGAGGAGTTCTCCCTGCACGTGCCGGATATCGAGGAACTCAGTGATAAGTGA
- a CDS encoding LysR family transcriptional regulator, translating into MPEVLAATLDLELLRSFHAAARLGSLAAAAEERHRTLGAISMQIKRLEQALGARLLERGPRGVTPTATGEALLQESRELLRLHDAMLSRFTGRRLAGKIKLGLPEDYARELLTGVLPEFMAHHPDVLLEAVTATSGELARQLTRSQLSLAVVLDRPHRLPDGEPLWQTSPVWAGPRSGDLTQRPSVPLALHEVDCPYRELATQSLEAAGTAWHAVFTSTSIHAVETAVEAGLAISVIDRERLTPAMRELGADEGLPPLRPCEASLHMAQHIEAASRPAVEALAALLRERLKARGPWRALPLT; encoded by the coding sequence ATGCCTGAAGTCTTGGCAGCCACGCTGGACCTCGAACTGCTGCGCAGCTTCCACGCCGCGGCCAGGCTCGGTTCGCTGGCGGCGGCCGCCGAGGAGCGACACCGCACCCTGGGTGCCATCAGCATGCAGATCAAGCGCCTGGAGCAGGCATTGGGGGCACGGCTTCTGGAGCGCGGCCCCAGAGGCGTAACGCCCACCGCCACCGGCGAGGCGCTGCTCCAGGAGTCACGCGAGCTGCTGCGCCTGCACGATGCGATGCTGTCCCGTTTCACCGGACGCAGGCTGGCGGGCAAGATCAAGCTCGGCCTCCCCGAGGACTACGCCAGGGAGCTGCTCACCGGTGTCCTACCAGAATTCATGGCCCACCACCCCGATGTGCTGCTGGAGGCGGTGACCGCCACCAGCGGTGAGCTGGCGCGCCAGCTCACTCGCTCCCAGCTATCGTTGGCGGTGGTACTAGACCGCCCTCACCGTCTGCCCGACGGCGAGCCGCTGTGGCAAACCTCACCGGTGTGGGCCGGCCCGCGCAGCGGGGATCTCACCCAGCGCCCCAGCGTGCCGCTGGCACTGCATGAGGTGGACTGCCCCTACCGCGAGCTCGCTACCCAGTCGCTGGAGGCGGCCGGCACCGCCTGGCATGCGGTGTTCACCAGCACCAGCATTCATGCGGTGGAAACGGCCGTCGAGGCGGGGCTGGCGATCAGCGTCATCGACCGCGAGCGGCTGACACCGGCGATGCGCGAGCTGGGCGCCGACGAGGGGTTACCGCCGCTGCGCCCCTGCGAAGCGAGCCTGCACATGGCACAGCATATCGAGGCGGCCTCGCGCCCGGCCGTGGAGGCGCTCGCGGCGCTACTGCGCGAGCGCCTGAAGGCGCGCGGCCCATGGCGGGCCCTGCCGCTGACGTGA
- a CDS encoding protein-(glutamine-N5) methyltransferase, release factor-specific yields the protein MRIDALAARAAQRLADSGSPSPRLDAEVLLCHVLERDRTWLYTWGDRDIDAWSRARFEALLALRAGGWPVAYLTGEREFWGLPLATSPATLIPRPDTERLVEAALDRATADSGSLLDLGTGSGAIALAFASERPGWQAVGVDREPGAVALARANAERLAIANARFCQSDWFAALAGQRFALIVANPPYLAADDPHLSQGDVRFEPHSALVAAAAGMADLTWLIDTAREHLLPGGWLLLEHGMAQGEAVRSALNGAGYRQVETLDDLGGRERVSLGCVDG from the coding sequence ATGCGCATCGACGCACTGGCGGCGCGCGCCGCCCAGCGGCTGGCGGATAGCGGCTCGCCGAGCCCGCGGCTCGACGCCGAGGTGCTGCTGTGCCACGTGCTCGAGCGAGACCGTACCTGGCTCTACACCTGGGGTGATCGCGATATCGATGCCTGGTCGCGGGCGCGCTTCGAGGCGCTGCTGGCGCTGCGTGCCGGTGGCTGGCCGGTGGCCTACCTGACCGGCGAGCGCGAGTTCTGGGGGCTGCCCCTGGCCACCTCACCGGCTACCCTGATCCCGCGACCGGATACAGAGCGCCTGGTAGAGGCGGCGCTGGACAGGGCCACGGCAGACAGCGGGTCGCTGCTCGACCTGGGCACCGGGTCGGGCGCCATCGCCCTGGCCTTTGCCAGCGAACGCCCCGGCTGGCAAGCGGTGGGCGTGGATCGCGAGCCCGGCGCCGTGGCGCTGGCCCGCGCCAACGCCGAGCGCCTGGCGATCGCCAATGCACGCTTTTGCCAGAGCGACTGGTTCGCGGCGCTGGCCGGCCAGCGTTTCGCCTTGATCGTCGCCAATCCGCCCTATCTCGCTGCCGACGATCCGCATCTGTCTCAGGGTGACGTGCGCTTCGAGCCGCACTCGGCGCTGGTGGCGGCGGCGGCCGGCATGGCCGACCTGACGTGGCTGATCGACACGGCCCGCGAGCACCTGCTTCCCGGCGGCTGGCTGCTGCTGGAGCACGGCATGGCCCAGGGCGAGGCGGTGCGGTCGGCGCTCAACGGCGCGGGCTACCGGCAGGTCGAGACCCTCGACGATCTCGGCGGGCGCGAGCGGGTCAGCCTGGGCTGCGTTGACGGCTGA
- a CDS encoding 4-(cytidine 5'-diphospho)-2-C-methyl-D-erythritol kinase → MSEASELVLPAPAKLNRMLHITGRRADGYHELQTLFQFLDHGDELRFRCREDGAIHLSPALAGVADRDNLIVRAARLLQRDSGCALGADIHLDKRLPLGGGLGGGSSDAATTLLALDRLWGLDLGEQRLAALGLTLGADVPVFVRGRAAWAEGIGERLTPVELDTPWFVVIHPGVAVSTPAVFQAPQLTRNTPPISMARALQGAATWRNDCETTVRTLYPEVARAIDWLAGQAPTMLTGTGACLFARLTSETQADSILRRIRHDWQAFKARGHNVSPLHAALGYYTGSATAS, encoded by the coding sequence GTGAGTGAGGCCAGCGAGCTGGTACTACCGGCACCGGCCAAGCTCAACCGCATGCTGCACATCACCGGACGGCGCGCCGACGGCTATCATGAGCTGCAGACGCTGTTCCAGTTCCTCGACCACGGCGACGAGCTGCGCTTTCGCTGCCGCGAGGACGGCGCGATCCACCTGAGCCCTGCACTAGCCGGGGTGGCCGATCGCGACAACCTGATCGTGCGCGCCGCCCGGCTATTGCAGCGCGACAGCGGCTGCGCGCTGGGCGCCGATATCCACCTCGACAAGCGCCTGCCGCTGGGCGGCGGCCTGGGCGGCGGCAGCTCGGACGCCGCGACCACCCTGCTGGCACTCGACCGCCTGTGGGGGCTGGATCTCGGTGAGCAGCGCCTGGCCGCTCTTGGCCTGACACTGGGAGCCGACGTGCCGGTGTTCGTGCGCGGCCGCGCCGCCTGGGCCGAGGGCATCGGCGAACGGCTCACCCCGGTCGAGCTGGACACGCCCTGGTTCGTGGTGATTCATCCCGGCGTAGCGGTCTCGACCCCGGCGGTGTTCCAGGCCCCGCAATTGACACGCAACACCCCCCCCATTAGTATGGCGCGCGCACTGCAGGGGGCGGCAACGTGGCGCAATGACTGCGAAACCACGGTGCGCACGCTGTATCCCGAGGTTGCCCGCGCCATCGACTGGCTCGCGGGCCAGGCACCGACCATGCTGACCGGTACCGGCGCCTGCCTCTTCGCCCGATTGACGAGCGAAACGCAAGCCGATAGCATTTTGCGGCGAATACGCCATGACTGGCAGGCCTTCAAGGCTCGTGGTCATAACGTTTCTCCCCTTCATGCGGCACTGGGATATTATACAGGCAGCGCGACTGCCTCCTGA
- a CDS encoding aminoacyl-tRNA hydrolase has translation MPQVKALIGLGNPGDKYTETRHNAGAWLVEALAKDHHTPLRAERKFLGYYAKVVLAGHELHLLNPQTYMNRSGGAVAALCQFFKIAPDELLVAHDELDIAPGTARYKSGGGHGGHNGLRDIISALGNDKSFHRLRIGIGHPGEAGQVVNYVLGRPGKAERSAIDAALGEIEATLPDAISGDWARAMNRLHSFKG, from the coding sequence ATGCCTCAGGTCAAGGCGCTCATCGGACTCGGCAATCCCGGTGACAAGTACACGGAGACGCGCCATAACGCCGGCGCCTGGCTGGTCGAGGCGCTCGCCAAGGACCACCACACGCCGCTGCGTGCCGAACGCAAGTTCCTCGGCTACTACGCCAAGGTCGTGCTCGCCGGCCACGAACTGCACCTGCTCAACCCGCAAACCTACATGAACCGCAGCGGGGGCGCCGTCGCGGCGCTGTGCCAGTTCTTCAAGATCGCCCCGGACGAGCTACTGGTAGCCCATGACGAGCTCGACATCGCCCCCGGCACCGCGCGCTACAAGAGCGGCGGCGGCCACGGGGGACATAACGGCCTGCGCGATATCATCAGCGCACTGGGCAACGACAAATCGTTCCACCGCCTGCGCATCGGCATCGGCCACCCCGGCGAAGCCGGCCAGGTGGTCAACTACGTGCTGGGGCGTCCCGGCAAGGCCGAGCGCAGCGCCATCGACGCCGCCCTCGGCGAAATCGAAGCCACCCTGCCCGACGCCATCAGCGGCGACTGGGCCCGGGCCATGAATCGGCTGCACAGCTTCAAGGGCTGA
- a CDS encoding peptide chain release factor 1, producing MKATLRQRLESFHERFEELSALLAEPEVIGDQKRFRDYSMEYAELDDLVTTWRQYRSVEADVEGAEQLTGDSDPEMRELAELELAEGRERLAALEEELKRLLVPKDPDDGRSVFLEVRAGTGGDEAALFAGDLFRMYSRYAEKRGWRVEVVSASHGEQGGYKEIISRVKGDGVYARLKFESGAHRVQRVPATESQGRIHTSACTVAVMPEADAVGDIDINPSDLRVDTFRSSGAGGQHVNTTDSAIRITHLPSGVVVECQEERSQHKNRAKAMSLLAARLKQSAVDSQRQQQADARRSLVGSGDRSERIRTYNFPQGRITDHRINLTLYKLGEVVSGEQLDEVIEPLIHEYQAEQLAALQEA from the coding sequence ATGAAAGCCACACTGCGCCAGCGTCTGGAATCCTTCCATGAACGGTTCGAGGAGCTCTCCGCCCTGTTGGCCGAACCCGAGGTGATCGGTGACCAGAAGCGCTTTCGCGACTACTCGATGGAGTATGCCGAGCTCGATGACCTGGTCACGACCTGGCGCCAATACCGTAGCGTGGAGGCCGACGTCGAGGGCGCCGAGCAGCTGACCGGCGATAGCGACCCCGAGATGCGCGAGCTGGCCGAGCTGGAGTTGGCCGAGGGCCGCGAGCGGCTCGCCGCGCTGGAGGAGGAGCTCAAGCGGCTGCTGGTGCCCAAGGATCCCGACGACGGGCGCAGCGTATTCCTCGAAGTGCGCGCCGGCACCGGCGGCGATGAGGCGGCGCTGTTCGCCGGTGACCTGTTTCGCATGTATTCGCGCTACGCCGAAAAGCGCGGCTGGCGCGTCGAGGTGGTCAGCGCCAGCCACGGCGAGCAGGGCGGCTACAAGGAGATCATCTCGCGGGTCAAGGGCGACGGCGTCTATGCGCGGCTCAAGTTCGAGTCCGGCGCGCACCGCGTGCAGCGGGTGCCGGCCACCGAGTCCCAGGGGCGCATCCACACCTCGGCCTGCACCGTGGCGGTGATGCCCGAGGCCGATGCGGTGGGCGATATCGACATCAACCCCAGCGACCTGCGCGTCGACACCTTCCGCTCCAGCGGCGCCGGCGGTCAGCACGTCAACACCACCGACTCGGCGATCCGTATCACCCACCTGCCCAGCGGCGTGGTGGTGGAGTGTCAGGAGGAGCGCAGCCAGCACAAGAACCGCGCCAAGGCGATGTCGCTGCTGGCCGCACGGCTCAAGCAGAGCGCGGTGGACAGCCAGCGCCAGCAGCAGGCCGACGCGCGGCGCTCGCTGGTCGGTTCCGGCGATCGCAGCGAGCGTATCCGCACCTATAACTTCCCCCAGGGGCGGATCACCGACCATCGCATCAACCTGACCCTCTACAAGCTGGGCGAGGTGGTCAGCGGCGAGCAGCTCGACGAGGTGATCGAGCCGCTGATTCACGAGTACCAGGCTGAGCAGCTGGCCGCCCTGCAGGAGGCGTGA